A genomic window from Pseudocitrobacter corydidari includes:
- the focA gene encoding formate transporter FocA — MKADNPFDLLVPAAMAKVAEEAGVYKATKHPLKTFYLAITAGVFISIAFVFYITATTGTAGMPFGVAKLIGGICFSLGLILCVICGADLFTSTVLIVVAKASGRITWGQLAKNWLNVYVGNLVGCLLFVLLMWLSGEYMTANGGWGMNVLQTADHKMHHTFIEAVALGILANLMVCLAVWMSYSGRSLMDKAMIMVLPVAMFVASGFEHSIANMFMIPMGIVIRNFASPEFWTAVGSTPDSFSHLTIMNFITDNLIPVTIGNIIGGGLLVGLTYWVIYLREGDHH; from the coding sequence GTGAAAGCTGACAACCCTTTTGATCTACTTGTTCCTGCCGCTATGGCCAAAGTTGCCGAAGAAGCAGGTGTCTATAAAGCAACGAAGCATCCGCTGAAAACCTTTTATCTGGCGATTACTGCGGGCGTGTTCATCTCGATTGCTTTTGTTTTCTACATTACTGCCACCACAGGAACCGCGGGCATGCCTTTTGGCGTCGCGAAACTGATTGGGGGTATCTGCTTCTCACTGGGCTTGATTCTCTGCGTCATTTGCGGGGCCGACCTCTTCACTTCCACGGTACTGATCGTTGTGGCGAAAGCCAGCGGTCGCATCACATGGGGTCAACTGGCGAAAAACTGGTTGAACGTCTATGTTGGTAACCTGGTAGGATGTCTGCTCTTTGTTCTGCTGATGTGGCTCTCCGGCGAATATATGACCGCTAACGGTGGCTGGGGCATGAATGTCCTGCAAACCGCTGACCACAAAATGCACCACACATTTATCGAAGCCGTTGCACTCGGCATCCTGGCTAACCTGATGGTTTGTCTGGCTGTCTGGATGAGCTACTCTGGCCGCAGCCTGATGGACAAAGCCATGATTATGGTTCTTCCGGTTGCCATGTTCGTCGCCAGCGGCTTTGAGCACAGTATTGCAAACATGTTTATGATCCCAATGGGGATTGTGATTCGCAACTTTGCAAGCCCGGAGTTCTGGACCGCAGTTGGTTCAACCCCGGATAGTTTTTCTCACCTGACTATCATGAACTTCATCACTGATAACCTCATTCCGGTGACTATCGGGAATATCATTGGCGGAGGCCTGTTAGTTGGGCTGACATACTGGGTCATTTACCTGCGTGAAGGCGACCATCACTAA
- the pflB gene encoding formate C-acetyltransferase has protein sequence MSELNEKLATAWEGFTKGDWQNEVNLRDFIQKNYTPYEGDESFLAGATKATTELWDKVMEGVKQENRTHAPVDFDTAVASTITSHDAGYINKSLEKIVGLQTEAPLKRALIPFGGIKMIEGSCKAYDRELDPMIKKIFTEYRKTHNQGVFDVYTPDILRCRKSGVLTGLPDAYGRGRIIGDYRRIAVYGIDFLMKDKFAQFTSLQSDLENGVNLEATIRLREEISEQHRALGQIKEMAAKYGYDISGPATNAQEAIQWTYFGYLAAVKSQNGAAMSFGRTSSFLDIYIERDLKAGKITEQEAQEMIDHLVMKLRMVRFLRTPEYDELFSGDPIWATESVGGMGVDGRTLVTKNSFRFLNTLYTMGPSPEPNITILWSEKLPLAFKKFAAKVSIDTSSLQYENDDLMRPDFNNDDYAIACCVSPMIVGKQMQFFGARANLAKTMLYAINGGVDEKLKMQVGPKSEPIKGDVLNYDEVIDRMDHFMDWLAKQYVTALNVIHYMHDKYSYEASLMALHDRDVIRTMACGIAGLSVAADSLSAIKYAKVKPIRDEDGLAIDFEIEGEYPQFGNNDARVDDMAVDLVERFMKKIQKLTTYRNAIPTQSVLTITSNVVYGKKTGNTPDGRRAGAPFGPGANPMHGRDQKGAVASLTSVAKLPFAYAKDGISYTFSIVPNALGKDDDVRKTNLAGLMDGYFHHEASIEGGQHLNVNVMNREMLLDAMEHPEKYPQLTIRVSGYAVRFNSLTKEQQQDVITRTFTQSM, from the coding sequence ATGTCCGAGCTTAATGAAAAGTTAGCCACAGCCTGGGAAGGTTTTACTAAAGGTGACTGGCAGAATGAAGTCAACTTACGTGACTTCATCCAGAAAAACTACACTCCATATGAGGGTGACGAGTCCTTCCTGGCAGGTGCTACTAAAGCAACTACCGAGCTGTGGGACAAAGTAATGGAAGGTGTTAAACAGGAAAACCGCACTCACGCGCCTGTTGACTTCGACACCGCTGTTGCTTCTACCATCACCTCCCACGACGCGGGCTACATCAACAAGTCGCTGGAAAAAATCGTTGGTCTGCAGACTGAAGCTCCGCTGAAACGCGCGCTGATTCCGTTTGGCGGCATCAAAATGATCGAAGGTTCCTGCAAAGCGTACGATCGCGAACTGGACCCGATGATCAAAAAAATCTTCACCGAGTACCGTAAAACTCACAACCAGGGCGTGTTCGACGTTTATACTCCGGACATCCTGCGTTGCCGTAAATCTGGCGTCCTGACCGGTCTGCCGGATGCATACGGTCGTGGTCGTATCATCGGTGACTATCGTCGTATCGCCGTTTACGGTATCGACTTCCTGATGAAAGACAAATTCGCTCAGTTCACTTCTCTCCAGTCTGACCTGGAAAACGGTGTGAACCTGGAAGCGACTATTCGTCTGCGTGAAGAGATCTCTGAACAGCACCGTGCGCTGGGTCAGATCAAAGAGATGGCTGCTAAATACGGCTACGACATCTCTGGTCCGGCTACTAACGCTCAGGAAGCGATTCAGTGGACTTACTTCGGCTACCTGGCTGCGGTTAAATCTCAGAACGGCGCTGCAATGTCCTTCGGTCGTACTTCCAGCTTCCTGGATATCTACATCGAACGTGACCTGAAAGCAGGCAAAATCACTGAACAAGAAGCTCAGGAAATGATTGACCACCTGGTCATGAAACTGCGTATGGTTCGCTTCCTGCGTACTCCTGAATATGATGAACTGTTCTCCGGTGACCCGATTTGGGCAACTGAATCCGTCGGTGGTATGGGCGTTGATGGCCGTACTCTGGTTACCAAAAACAGCTTCCGTTTCCTGAACACCCTGTACACCATGGGCCCGTCTCCGGAACCGAACATCACTATCCTGTGGTCTGAAAAACTGCCGCTGGCGTTCAAAAAATTCGCTGCGAAAGTGTCCATCGATACCTCTTCTCTGCAATACGAGAACGACGATCTGATGCGTCCAGACTTCAACAACGATGACTACGCTATCGCTTGCTGCGTAAGCCCGATGATCGTTGGTAAACAAATGCAGTTCTTCGGTGCGCGTGCTAACCTGGCGAAAACCATGCTGTACGCAATCAACGGCGGCGTTGATGAAAAACTGAAAATGCAGGTTGGTCCGAAATCTGAACCGATCAAAGGCGATGTGCTGAACTACGACGAAGTTATCGACCGTATGGATCACTTCATGGATTGGCTGGCTAAACAGTACGTCACCGCACTGAACGTCATCCACTACATGCATGACAAATATAGCTACGAAGCTTCTCTGATGGCACTGCACGACCGTGACGTTATCCGTACCATGGCTTGCGGTATCGCAGGTCTGTCCGTAGCGGCTGACTCCCTGTCTGCAATCAAATATGCGAAAGTTAAACCGATTCGTGACGAAGACGGTCTGGCTATCGACTTCGAAATCGAAGGCGAATACCCGCAGTTTGGTAACAACGATGCTCGCGTCGATGACATGGCTGTTGACCTGGTAGAACGTTTCATGAAAAAAATTCAGAAACTGACTACTTACCGCAACGCTATCCCGACTCAGTCCGTTCTGACCATCACTTCCAACGTTGTGTATGGTAAGAAAACCGGTAACACCCCAGACGGTCGTCGCGCAGGCGCTCCGTTCGGACCAGGTGCTAACCCGATGCACGGCCGTGACCAGAAAGGTGCTGTTGCCTCTCTGACCTCCGTTGCAAAACTGCCGTTTGCTTACGCTAAAGATGGTATCTCTTACACCTTCTCTATCGTTCCGAACGCACTGGGTAAAGACGACGACGTTCGTAAAACCAACCTCGCAGGCCTGATGGATGGTTACTTCCACCATGAAGCTTCTATCGAAGGCGGTCAGCACCTGAACGTTAACGTTATGAACCGCGAAATGCTGCTCGACGCGATGGAACATCCGGAAAAATATCCGCAGCTGACCATCCGCGTATCTGGCTACGCAGTACGTTTTAACTCCCTGACTAAAGAACAGCAGCAGGACGTTATTACTCGTACCTTCACTCAGTCCATGTAA
- the pflA gene encoding pyruvate formate lyase 1-activating protein, with protein MSVTGRIHSFESCGTVDGPGIRFITFFQGCLMRCLYCHNRDTWDTHGGKEVTVEELMKEVVTYRHFMNASGGGVTASGGEAILQAEFVRDWFRACKKEGIHTCLDTNGFVRRYDPVIDELLEVTDLVMLDLKQMNDEIHQNLVGVSNHRTLEFAQYLSKKGSNVWIRYVVVPGWSDDDDSAHRLGEFTRDMGNVEKIELLPYHELGKHKWVAMGEEYKLDGVHPPKKETMERVKGILEQYGHKVMY; from the coding sequence ATGTCTGTAACTGGTCGCATTCACTCCTTTGAATCCTGTGGCACCGTTGATGGCCCAGGTATCCGTTTTATCACCTTTTTTCAGGGCTGCCTGATGCGCTGCCTCTATTGCCATAACCGCGATACGTGGGATACACACGGCGGCAAAGAGGTGACCGTTGAAGAACTGATGAAAGAGGTGGTGACCTATCGCCACTTTATGAACGCATCCGGCGGCGGTGTGACCGCATCCGGCGGCGAAGCCATTCTTCAGGCAGAGTTCGTGCGTGACTGGTTCCGTGCCTGTAAAAAAGAGGGCATCCATACCTGTCTTGATACCAACGGTTTTGTGCGTCGCTACGATCCGGTCATCGATGAGCTGCTGGAAGTCACCGATCTGGTGATGCTCGATCTCAAACAGATGAACGACGAAATTCACCAGAATCTGGTTGGCGTCTCCAACCATCGCACGCTGGAATTTGCTCAGTACCTGTCGAAAAAAGGGAGCAACGTCTGGATCCGTTACGTGGTCGTTCCAGGCTGGTCAGACGATGACGATTCCGCGCACCGTCTGGGCGAATTTACCCGCGATATGGGCAACGTCGAGAAAATCGAACTGCTGCCGTATCACGAACTGGGTAAACATAAATGGGTGGCGATGGGCGAAGAATACAAGCTGGATGGCGTCCATCCACCGAAAAAAGAGACCATGGAACGCGTAAAAGGCATTCTGGAACAGTATGGTCATAAGGTAATGTACTAA
- a CDS encoding LysR family transcriptional regulator has protein sequence MDKEPMEPINFSLAQIEAFACVCECGTLTQAAKKLKKDRTTVSQLIDYLEIDLGYVLFDRTKRPLELTDSGKRLYRQARLFLHEAQAFSQLAKQLPDQLKTQLTLCYDPFTPRDFLLSLASTLAQQHISLDLLMCEREQAERWLDEGKADIGIYQALNRSVNDHLKWRAVGAISLSVWARKGFFPVSPVSMLHLAASPQLVPFCTLQQALAQRIQIADRLIRVNEITLLQRRLSAGDGWAFLPRHFGVEEWENVERQETEAGDKGLTHPVVALWKPGQIQPNQLEQVLKAIDVTWREEA, from the coding sequence ATGGATAAGGAACCTATGGAGCCGATTAATTTTTCTCTGGCGCAAATTGAAGCATTTGCCTGCGTTTGTGAGTGTGGAACCCTGACGCAGGCGGCGAAAAAGCTGAAGAAAGACAGGACGACGGTAAGTCAGCTTATTGATTATCTTGAAATAGACTTAGGTTATGTCCTGTTTGATCGCACGAAGCGTCCGCTTGAACTGACCGATTCCGGCAAGCGTCTGTATCGCCAGGCACGATTGTTTTTGCATGAAGCGCAGGCTTTTTCGCAGCTTGCTAAGCAACTGCCCGATCAGCTCAAGACCCAACTGACGCTGTGCTATGACCCTTTCACACCGCGTGATTTTTTACTCAGCCTGGCAAGCACTCTCGCGCAGCAACATATTTCGCTGGATTTGCTGATGTGTGAACGTGAACAGGCGGAGCGTTGGCTGGATGAAGGAAAGGCGGATATTGGTATTTACCAGGCGCTCAATCGATCGGTTAACGATCATCTTAAGTGGCGAGCGGTGGGGGCAATTTCGCTCTCTGTCTGGGCGCGAAAAGGCTTTTTCCCGGTCTCGCCGGTATCGATGTTACACCTCGCCGCCAGCCCGCAGCTGGTACCGTTCTGTACGTTGCAACAGGCGCTGGCACAACGTATTCAAATTGCCGATCGCCTTATTCGGGTTAATGAAATCACGTTATTGCAACGGCGGCTATCTGCCGGTGATGGCTGGGCTTTTTTACCACGTCATTTCGGAGTGGAGGAGTGGGAGAACGTCGAACGCCAGGAGACCGAAGCGGGCGATAAGGGGTTAACGCATCCGGTTGTCGCGCTGTGGAAGCCTGGGCAGATACAACCTAATCAACTGGAACAGGTTTTGAAGGCGATTGATGTGACGTGGAGAGAGGAAGCGTGA
- a CDS encoding linear amide C-N hydrolase — MKNQKISAVALGLALTAGISVSADACTRAFMNMFPGYMVTARNLDFFGPVDPSLVITPKGIAHNGGDSAKAAHWTTRYGSVVVYADGVFPMDGMNEAGLAGHTLFYMNGSQVQQDNQDKPVLESRAWLSYILDNYATVNDAVEGIRHNVRLAAAKLPVDYATDTKHIAIEDKSGDSAIIEIDNGKVNIYHDKNYRVMTNPPSYDKQLANLARFNHAKRDAIPTGLDADQRLVRASWNLQNLPKPDNKNQAQGFVLSVVNNVAYPIGIPAESDEQKVTDMYAKYSKKPENNKGIGTYWTTISDLSHQEYHFKSTFAASQVWVDLKQINFSAGQPVKTISGLNDYAQKGWEGNILAQAK; from the coding sequence ATGAAGAATCAAAAAATCTCCGCCGTCGCTTTAGGTCTGGCCCTCACTGCGGGGATAAGTGTCAGCGCCGATGCCTGTACCCGCGCGTTTATGAACATGTTTCCGGGCTATATGGTCACCGCCCGCAACCTGGATTTCTTTGGCCCTGTCGATCCATCATTAGTGATCACACCAAAAGGCATCGCCCATAATGGCGGAGACAGCGCCAAAGCGGCGCACTGGACCACACGTTACGGCAGCGTCGTGGTTTATGCCGATGGGGTCTTTCCGATGGATGGCATGAATGAAGCCGGGCTGGCGGGGCATACCCTGTTTTATATGAATGGATCGCAGGTGCAGCAGGATAATCAGGATAAGCCCGTGCTGGAAAGCCGGGCGTGGTTAAGCTATATCCTTGATAACTATGCAACAGTGAACGACGCCGTCGAGGGAATTCGCCATAACGTGCGTCTGGCCGCGGCTAAACTGCCGGTGGATTACGCGACAGATACAAAACATATCGCGATCGAAGATAAGAGCGGCGACTCCGCTATCATTGAAATTGATAATGGCAAAGTGAATATCTACCACGATAAAAACTACCGTGTGATGACCAACCCGCCTTCTTACGACAAACAGTTAGCGAATCTCGCGCGTTTCAACCACGCGAAGCGCGACGCTATTCCAACCGGGCTGGATGCCGACCAGCGTCTGGTACGCGCCAGCTGGAATTTACAGAATTTGCCGAAACCTGATAACAAGAATCAGGCCCAGGGATTTGTGCTGTCTGTCGTCAATAACGTGGCCTACCCGATCGGTATTCCGGCGGAAAGCGACGAGCAAAAAGTCACCGATATGTACGCGAAATACAGTAAGAAGCCAGAAAACAACAAAGGTATTGGCACCTACTGGACAACGATCTCTGACCTCTCGCATCAGGAATATCACTTCAAATCGACCTTTGCCGCCTCTCAGGTATGGGTGGATTTAAAACAGATCAACTTCAGCGCGGGTCAGCCGGTGAAAACCATCAGCGGCCTTAATGACTATGCCCAGAAGGGCTGGGAAGGGAATATTCTGGCGCAGGCGAAATAA
- a CDS encoding NAD(P)H oxidoreductase, whose amino-acid sequence MKTENIYLVWAHPRRDSLTAHIVDEIRRQSTSRQMKVTELDLYRRNVNPVMMQEDEPDWQDSTKRYTPDVHSLFAEMQGHDTLVVVFPVWWYSFPAILKGYLDRVWNNGLAYGDGHKLPVTKIRWVALVGGEGKSFIEMGWEKNMTDYLVNMCSYLGIEDAEVTFLFDTLSAKPEHFPLLFSQVQEMVNAL is encoded by the coding sequence ATGAAAACAGAGAATATTTATTTGGTTTGGGCCCATCCGCGTCGCGATTCATTGACTGCACATATTGTTGATGAGATACGTCGCCAGTCTACGTCCCGACAGATGAAGGTGACGGAGCTTGATCTTTATCGTCGCAACGTTAACCCGGTGATGATGCAGGAAGATGAGCCTGACTGGCAGGATTCCACAAAACGCTATACCCCGGATGTACATTCGTTGTTTGCTGAAATGCAGGGCCATGACACGCTGGTGGTGGTATTTCCCGTTTGGTGGTACAGCTTCCCGGCAATACTCAAAGGCTATCTCGACAGAGTCTGGAATAACGGTCTGGCCTATGGCGACGGCCATAAACTTCCCGTCACTAAAATCCGCTGGGTCGCGCTGGTGGGGGGAGAGGGTAAATCTTTCATTGAGATGGGGTGGGAAAAAAATATGACCGATTATCTGGTTAATATGTGCAGTTACCTGGGTATTGAGGACGCGGAAGTCACTTTTCTGTTCGATACTCTATCTGCCAAGCCGGAACATTTTCCGTTGCTGTTTAGTCAGGTACAGGAAATGGTAAACGCACTGTAA
- a CDS encoding LysR family transcriptional regulator, translating to MRMNMTDFATFIAVARHQSFRAAGDHLGLSPSAISHSIKQLEQRLKIRLFNHTTRSVSLTEAGQNLYDRLRPAFDEIQIMLDEVNNFRVAPIGTLKINAARLAARIFLMPLLVQFTRQYPDIKIEVTADDTLVDIVKQGFDAGIRLSSIVEKDMIAVPIGPAVKLCVVATPEYFAKHGKPEHPKALLTHQCVVFRYPGGRPCHWQFSDGLEIAVTGNIIVNDMDAELDAVLMGAGVGYLLCEQVNEHLHSGRLESVLEEWLPARPGFQLYYPNRHYMSCGLRAFLDFVKQPDNAEVNGLNSQACATGVG from the coding sequence ATGCGTATGAATATGACCGATTTCGCTACTTTCATTGCCGTTGCTCGCCACCAGAGCTTTCGCGCAGCCGGTGATCATCTGGGGCTTTCACCGTCCGCAATCAGTCATAGTATTAAGCAGCTTGAACAGCGCCTTAAAATTCGCTTATTCAATCACACGACCCGTAGCGTGTCATTAACCGAAGCAGGCCAAAATCTCTATGACCGATTGCGTCCCGCATTCGATGAAATTCAGATCATGCTGGACGAGGTCAACAACTTTCGCGTCGCGCCCATCGGCACGCTGAAAATCAACGCCGCAAGGCTGGCTGCACGTATTTTCCTGATGCCGCTGTTAGTTCAGTTTACCCGCCAATACCCTGATATTAAGATTGAAGTTACAGCGGATGACACGCTGGTAGATATCGTTAAGCAAGGTTTTGACGCAGGTATTCGCCTGAGCAGTATCGTTGAAAAAGATATGATCGCTGTGCCGATTGGGCCTGCGGTGAAGCTATGTGTTGTTGCAACGCCGGAATACTTTGCAAAGCACGGAAAACCTGAGCATCCCAAAGCGTTGCTCACGCATCAATGTGTGGTCTTTCGTTATCCCGGCGGTCGCCCCTGTCACTGGCAGTTCTCCGATGGGCTGGAAATTGCCGTTACGGGCAATATTATTGTCAACGATATGGATGCCGAACTGGACGCGGTACTCATGGGGGCGGGAGTGGGCTACCTGCTGTGTGAGCAGGTGAATGAGCATCTGCACAGCGGAAGGCTGGAATCAGTGCTGGAAGAGTGGCTGCCCGCGCGACCGGGCTTTCAGCTTTACTACCCGAATCGGCACTATATGTCCTGCGGGCTACGGGCGTTTCTCGACTTTGTTAAACAGCCCGATAACGCAGAGGTTAACGGGCTGAATTCTCAGGCATGCGCCACCGGCGTCGGGTGA
- a CDS encoding MFS transporter: MNTYTRPVQLLLCGLLLLTLAIAVLNTLVPLWLAHENLPTWQVGMVGSSYFTGNLVGTLLTGRLIKRMGFNRSYYIASAIFAVGCVGLGIMVGFWSWMFWRFVAGVGCAMIWVVVESALMCSGTSRNRGRLLAAYMMVYYVGTVLGQIMVSKLPTDLLTVLPVMTGLVLAAILPMLFARINNQQDETHVSTRVWSMFTLRQARLGVNGCIISGIVLGSLYGLMPLYLNHQGVSDSGIGFWMAVMVSAGIVGQWPIGRLADRYGRLLVLRVQVFVVILGCLAMLSNAAMAPALFVLGASGFTLYPVAMAWACEKVEHHQLVSMNQALLLSYTIGSLLGPTLTAMLMQSYSDNLLFVMIACVSFVYLLMLLRKAGHHPTPVAHA; encoded by the coding sequence ATGAACACCTATACTCGCCCGGTGCAGCTGTTGCTCTGTGGCTTACTTTTGTTGACCCTGGCGATCGCGGTATTAAATACGCTCGTCCCGCTTTGGCTCGCCCACGAAAACTTGCCTACCTGGCAGGTTGGGATGGTCGGTTCCTCCTATTTCACCGGTAACCTGGTGGGGACGCTGCTGACCGGGCGCTTAATTAAGCGTATGGGATTTAACCGTAGCTACTATATTGCCTCGGCGATTTTTGCCGTGGGCTGCGTAGGCTTAGGGATCATGGTCGGGTTCTGGAGCTGGATGTTCTGGCGCTTTGTCGCGGGCGTGGGCTGCGCGATGATTTGGGTGGTTGTGGAAAGCGCACTGATGTGCAGTGGCACCTCGCGTAACCGTGGACGTCTGCTGGCGGCCTACATGATGGTGTACTACGTCGGTACCGTGCTGGGGCAAATCATGGTCAGCAAACTGCCAACCGATCTATTGACCGTGTTACCGGTGATGACGGGCCTGGTACTGGCCGCCATTTTGCCTATGCTGTTCGCGCGTATCAACAATCAGCAGGATGAAACGCATGTTTCAACCCGCGTGTGGTCGATGTTCACGCTGCGCCAGGCGCGCCTTGGCGTAAACGGCTGCATTATCTCCGGGATTGTGCTGGGCTCGCTTTATGGCCTGATGCCGCTCTATCTGAACCACCAGGGCGTGAGCGATTCCGGTATCGGTTTCTGGATGGCGGTGATGGTTAGCGCGGGCATCGTGGGGCAGTGGCCGATTGGCCGCCTGGCGGATCGCTATGGCCGTCTGTTAGTCCTGCGTGTACAGGTTTTCGTGGTGATCCTTGGTTGCCTCGCGATGTTGAGCAACGCGGCAATGGCGCCAGCACTCTTTGTCCTCGGTGCTTCCGGATTTACGTTATACCCGGTGGCAATGGCCTGGGCCTGCGAAAAAGTGGAACATCATCAACTGGTTTCGATGAACCAGGCGCTGCTGCTGAGCTACACCATCGGTAGCCTGCTCGGCCCAACATTGACGGCAATGCTGATGCAGAGTTATTCCGATAACCTGCTGTTTGTGATGATCGCCTGCGTGTCGTTTGTTTATCTGCTGATGCTGCTGCGCAAAGCCGGGCATCACCCGACGCCGGTGGCGCATGCCTGA
- a CDS encoding dimethyl sulfoxide reductase anchor subunit family protein, whose product MGSGWHEWPLMIFTVFGQCVVGAFIVLALALLKGDLRPNAQQRVVTGMFALWVLMGIAFIASTLHLGSPFRAFNSLNRVGSSALSNEIASGAIFFAVGGLGWLLAMMKKLSPALRGLWLIITAVLGVVFVWMMARVYNSIDTVPTWYSVWTPMSFFLTLFIGGPLLGYLLLRAADVTGWAMRLLPAVSIIALVVSVVVALMQGAELATIHSSIQQASALVPDYGSLMAWRVVLIALALVCWVAPQLRGYQPALPLLSIAVVLVIAGELIGRGVFYGLHMTVGMAIAS is encoded by the coding sequence ATGGGTAGTGGATGGCATGAATGGCCGCTGATGATCTTCACGGTCTTTGGTCAATGCGTGGTGGGCGCGTTTATCGTGCTGGCACTGGCGCTGCTGAAGGGTGATTTACGTCCTAACGCGCAACAACGTGTGGTGACCGGGATGTTTGCGCTGTGGGTGCTGATGGGCATTGCGTTCATTGCCTCAACGCTTCACCTGGGCTCGCCGTTTCGCGCGTTCAACTCGCTTAACCGCGTGGGCTCCTCGGCGCTGAGCAACGAAATTGCCAGTGGCGCAATCTTCTTTGCGGTTGGCGGCCTTGGCTGGCTGCTGGCGATGATGAAAAAACTGTCACCCGCGCTGCGTGGGCTGTGGCTGATTATCACCGCCGTGCTGGGCGTGGTATTCGTCTGGATGATGGCGCGTGTGTACAACAGCATTGATACCGTGCCGACCTGGTACAGTGTCTGGACGCCGATGAGCTTCTTCCTGACGCTGTTCATTGGCGGCCCGCTGCTGGGCTACCTGCTGCTGCGTGCGGCCGATGTCACCGGTTGGGCGATGCGTCTGCTGCCTGCCGTTAGCATCATCGCGCTGGTGGTGAGCGTGGTGGTTGCGCTGATGCAGGGCGCTGAACTGGCGACGATTCACAGCTCTATTCAGCAGGCGTCCGCGCTGGTGCCGGATTACGGCTCGTTGATGGCCTGGCGCGTGGTGCTGATCGCCCTGGCGCTGGTGTGCTGGGTTGCGCCGCAGCTGAGAGGATATCAACCGGCGCTGCCGCTGCTGAGCATCGCGGTGGTGCTGGTCATTGCGGGCGAGCTGATTGGCCGTGGCGTTTTCTACGGCCTGCACATGACCGTCGGCATGGCGATTGCCAGCTAA
- the dmsB gene encoding dimethylsulfoxide reductase iron-sulfur subunit DmsB, producing the protein MTTQYGFYIDSSRCTGCKTCELACKDYKDLGPDVSFRRIYEYAGGDWQEDNGVWHQNVFAYYLSISCNHCEDPACTKVCPSGAMHKREDGFVVVDEDVCIGCRYCHMACPYGAPQYNAAKGHMTKCDGCHDRVADGKKPICVESCPLRALDFGPIDELRKKHGNLAAVAPLPSAHFTKPSIVIKPNANSRPTGDTTGYLANPKEV; encoded by the coding sequence ATGACAACCCAATATGGTTTTTATATTGATTCGAGTCGTTGCACCGGCTGCAAAACCTGCGAGCTGGCGTGTAAAGACTACAAAGATTTAGGCCCGGACGTCAGCTTCCGCCGTATCTACGAATACGCGGGTGGCGACTGGCAGGAAGACAACGGCGTCTGGCATCAGAACGTCTTTGCTTACTATCTCTCTATTTCGTGCAACCACTGCGAAGATCCGGCCTGTACCAAGGTTTGCCCGAGCGGCGCGATGCACAAACGCGAAGATGGTTTTGTGGTCGTCGATGAAGATGTTTGCATCGGCTGCCGCTACTGCCATATGGCCTGCCCGTACGGCGCGCCGCAATATAATGCGGCGAAAGGGCACATGACGAAATGCGATGGCTGCCACGACCGCGTGGCAGACGGTAAAAAGCCAATCTGTGTGGAATCCTGCCCGCTGCGCGCGCTCGATTTCGGCCCGATTGACGAGCTGCGTAAAAAACACGGTAATCTTGCCGCCGTTGCGCCGCTGCCGTCTGCGCACTTCACCAAACCGAGCATCGTCATTAAGCCGAATGCCAATAGTCGCCCAACCGGCGATACCACTGGCTACTTAGCCAATCCGAAGGAGGTGTGA